A segment of the Rhinoderma darwinii isolate aRhiDar2 unplaced genomic scaffold, aRhiDar2.hap1 Scaffold_925, whole genome shotgun sequence genome:
ATTTTCAGTTAGAATGATTTCCAACAAACACATCAAAAGGCTAATACATTCATGGGTATAGTCTGAACCCTGTAGTGTATCAAAGACCATACGTAAACCCCTAGTATGATTGATTGAAGTGTACAGACTGCACACATCAAAAGGTACGAGTATGCAGTCACCGTCCAACTCAATCTCATCCTGTTTAGCCAGTATTTCCCTAAAATTAAGTTTAAAGTACTGTTTGCTGATAAGAAGGTTGAAGTTAGATCTGAGAAATGTACTGAGTTAACTCTGAGGGAAGCAGGATTGTATAAAAGAAAGTATGTATCAACCACAGTTAAATGAACCTGCTATTGATGCATTTATCAATGTAGTAAAACAACGGATACGTTCTCTGAGGGAGACTGGTAATGGACGTTTTGTAGGCCCACCTAACCTAACTAGGGAGGAGATGCTGGCTGTTGATGGCCTCGCTCGCGATGTGTCCCTGACCATCAAGCCTGCGGACAAAGGTGGTGCCTTGGTGGCCATGGACACATCGAAATATCTGGCTGAGCTAGCCAGACAATTAGATGACTCAAATGTATATGAATTATTACCTTCTGATAGTTTAGACCTCTTATCTATTAATGAAGGATAAATCCCCCGCTCTCTTCTAAGATAAGTGTTCAGGGTACGGAAGATGTCCAGGGAGGCCCCTCAGGTCACACATCTCCGCATCGTCTCAGTCACCTCTATACACACAGGACCTCCCGCCACTGAGACTAATTATAATCAATGTCCTTTCCTTGGTTGCTCCCAGTTTGATTACAAGCAGCAGAGACTTCTCACAGGGGCCACAGCACCACGGGGCCAGTTGTGCTTGTTAATGAGCTCATAGGACACATTTGTGAGTCTCTCCTGTGGGACTGTGTATTATGGTCTGTCTATAAGTGAGAAGACATGAAACGTGTATGATTCCCATCGACCCGGCAGTCTGCAGCAGCGGGGGCATCATCGGTAAGTTCCTAGCAGTTCAGAGCTTCATTCTTGGCAATTGTCGATATTTCTGGGGTAGCCAAATGTGAGGCCAAAAAGGGGATTTATCTGTGTCCTACATCCACCAGACTCATCCCCAACCAAACGTCTGTGACCTTCATACTAATAACTTCATAGTGTATCTACCGGACTATAGGGAAGCAAACTTGTCCACCCAATGCACCAATTCACCGGGTCACCCATCAGCTGATATATCAGCGCCTAAACTCTTTTTCAGAAATGGTGAAGACTGTGGAACTCTATAGTGGGTGATAAAACAGGATGGGCGATTATTACACTCCGCGCGCTTCAGAACCTACTTGCCCGCTCTATGAGTTACATGGTCTCCCGCTTCATGACTGAGATGTTAATACTCCTAgatacttcacaataatagcccaggtgaccggagcagatccacaggatatgccatacatcTCTGGTAGACGAGGGTCACAGATACTTTCTCAAAGACGAGGGTCACCCACCCCCCATCCTGCCAAGTGATGCAGCCACATATCCCGATAATACCAAGCGAATACACTGCAGAACGGGGACATCATCTTATTACAACCAGATGCTTCCTATAAGTTTATCTCATTCTTCAGGCTTCCAGGTTTGATGGATACTTCCAATTTTTAGTGCATCACAAAAGAAAAATACCAGATGATAATAAGAGATATGGGCAGTTTCCAGGATACAAAGGCCGTGTAATTCTTATTTCCTGTCATGTCCGTATAAAGCGGCTGATGATGGACCTCTCATATCTGGTCAATGTTGCTAGAACATGCCGTAGGACACCAGTAGTGTTAAGATCACCACAATGACCACTCTGGATCAGCTGAAGGACTCCCCATCATGGTCACAGTTGAGTCGCTGATCTTTTCTACATGCCCGGGGCCCTGGTAATGTTGTCCCCAATTTGGTTGGTGCTCTCTTCCTTGTATTTTCTACCATGTCCTGTAACCAGTATTTGTCATGATGACCAATGTCCTCAATATGATGTCATCAAGCTTGGCGTCAGTGTGGTGACTTCTACACTGTGTTGGCCTGGCTTGGTCTGTGTGAAGTCATTGCAAGTTTCCTCCTCACAACCATTGACCTATAAGTCATGTTCTTTTGTATGGCCCACAGCCTTCATCATTGTCAGCACCATTGATATTGCTCTTCTCATGAGCACATGGTCCTGTTGAATAAATGTGATATACATTTAGATAATTTGTAGAGACTGAGCTAAGGTGTGATTTGTGACTTCACGGTGTGGTGACTTCTCGATGCTCTGTATTTGAAGGACTTTGCCTGAACTTGTCCAACATGCTTCTGAAGAATGATTCTCATCCTTTCGTCTTCATCTTACTTGGGATCCCAGGTCTAGAAGAGGTCCAGTATTGGATTTCCATCCCCTTCTGCTGTATGTACATACTTGCCTTCTTTGGGAATATCATCATCCTACTTATCATCAGATCTGAAAAGAGTCTTCATCAGCCCATGTTCCTCTTTTTGTCCATGTTGGCCGTGACTGATCTAGTTCTGTCATCTTCCACCCTTCCCAAAATGCTTGGCATCTTCTGGTTCAATTTACGGGAGATTGGTTTTGATGCTTGTTTAACTCAAATGTTCATCATTCACTCCTTTACTGCCATGGAGTCCGGCTATTTCTTGGCTATGGCATTTGACCGCTTTGTGGCCATATGGAACCCCCTCAGGCACTCCGCTATTTTAAGCACTAAAACTGTTCTTATAGTCGGGATTTGTGTGGTGTTACGGGGTGTGGTACTTTTCTTACCTCACCCATTTATTGTTAAAAGCTTGATTTTCTGTCAGACCAATATCATCCCTCACACGTACTGTGAGTTCATGGCTGTCATAAAGCTGACATGCGGAGACTCGACCATGACCAAGTCCTATAGCTTGACCGTGGCCTCTTTGATAGGTGCTTTCGATCTACTATGGACAATCACCTCATACGCTTTAATCCTTTATACTGTCCTCCACCTTCCCACCAAGCAGGCTGGTCTGAAAGCCCTCAGCACTTGCACATCCCACATTTTAGTCATCTTGGTTTTCTATACTACGGCCACGTTTACGTTTGTCACCCACCGCTTTGGCCACAACATTCAACCACAGATCCATATCAGTATTGCTAATATTTACCTCTTGGTGCCGCCGATGTTGAACCCAGTTATATATGGGATGAGGACAAAGAAGATACGGCAGAGGATTGTCCTAGTCTTTTACTCCTTCGGTGACTGAAACCAACAGTATACCTCAATAATTGTCATTGTGTTTGGATGGATTGTCTTTTTGTAATACATTTAATTTCCATATTTTCTGTTGTGTTACCAGTATTCATTGTAGTCCAATATCTGTGTGTATGGAGGACAATGTAAGTGAATATCTGCTAGAAAATACAGAGGTCTTAGTAGTCACCAGTGGACATGATATCTTTTATTGGCCAACTGGAAAGTTACGGTGACCGGATAAGACTTCTGTCTCCGTTCAATCGTTCTTCTAGATTTCTGAATTTGCACATAGATTTACATTGCCACTTCCACCTCTCTCTCGGTGACCTGTAGGTCCCCATAAGCACAGTCCCCCAGTGTCATCCCCTTACTCCAGGTTTGTCCTGCGTGGCGTATTACACATCTAATAAGTTTTCACCTCTGAAGATTTGCTGGAGCAGATACCTTGTATTACACACTCCAGCCCTGGTTCTTGTACTGTTACCCGGTTGGGTGTTGATTTCCTCTTCAGGGTGACAGGCCACTTTTGTCTTGGGGGGCTCAGGGAACTTCTCACCATTATTTGTGTCAGGTTGGGCAGTTGTGGAGGTGCTCCATGAGATACTTCCCGCAATCTTTCATCCTTATGAAAAAGAGATTGATTCTGCGGATCCTGAGCGTCAGAAGACAATGACTTGTATCCCTGGTGTATGAAATCCCATCGGTGGTCCCTCTACATGGCGTCTGTGCAGGACAAAACCTGCGTAACAGAATGAATCTGTTAGGTTCCGTTTCTCTGTCCACTTCCGATTTTCTAAACGTTCTCCTTTCCGGCATCCAGATCTCATCCGGGCTCCTTCCACTCTCGGTTCAGGCCAATGTCTCGCTCCTTCTCTGCCTTCCTTGCTGCTGCTGTTCTACTCCTGCGCCGACTCTCGCTCTCTTTTTAAGGGCCAATGTGTGCCAATAGAGTTTCCACCTATACCCAGCTGTCCATGGCTATTTAATGGGCCCTCCCCAATCACCCTGGGCCTGAGCTAAAGCTTCATTAGGAAGTTTTCAGTCAGGTTCCCCTTCGTTTTGCTTATTGACCCGACTTTCTATTTGACCCTATTCATTCTCTTCTGCCTGTCCCGTCTACCATCTTAAATGTTGCGGCCTAGGAATTTCCCCACAGTGAAGTCCAGATCCCTTTACAAGTGTTAAAGGGTGAAGAATGGGGAGTTCCTTAGACTCCTCTCCTGGGTTCAGCCGGCACCAATTCATTACAACACGGTGGATCCACATCCGAACCTGCAGGTGCGTTACATAGTCTGAAGAGATTCACACTCAACAATCGGACAACAGATGTCCTTGCCTATTTCTGTAGAGACCATGATATACAAGACCTCCAGGTAACTTTACTTATCGGGAACTTTAGATCACGTAGAGGTTGAGGTTGGAATATAAAGTTACTTGCAAACTCCTGAAGACAACACCTGTTATTATGTCCTACTACATATGGACATCACAAAGGGAGGTCCTCTAcccgggaccccctctatgagccagatcgGAGAGTCAATCTGTAATAGCAGCTCCCGATCTTGCGGATTTGAGCCATCCAAGAAGATTTTGTCTAGGAATCTCATTAACTTTCGATCTTTTATTATCCAATAATCTTTTGGGGTATCCACGATTTTTACATTTCTGGGACATATCTCTCAACCTGATTTCCAACATAGAAGGATCCTGTACGATCCTTTTAGCCCTTAACATCTGGCTGAAAGGGAGGGAAGCAATCATTGGATGAGGATGACAACTTTCAAAACTCAACAAATTATTAAGATCTGTAGGTTTACTATGTAGATCAGTACACAACTTGTTGTCTTTTCTAAAGACTCTCGTATCAAGAAACTAACGATGTCACTGACGATACCACAGTGAATTTAATGTCGCTATCCACCTCATTCAGAAATGCAAAGCAACATGCAAGCTCCTCCCTCCTGGGAGCCCGTCCAGATTGcgaagacgtcgtctatgtatctccaccacctcaaaacctTGGTGAAGTGGGGAGACACATAGACAGCGTCTTCCTCTAAAGCTGCCATAAACATATTTGCATATGTGGGTGCCACGTTAGAACCCATGGCGGTTCCCCTCCTCTGGGCATAAAAATTGTCACCATGTAAAAAGTAATTTTCAGTTAGAATGATTTCCAACAAACACATCAAAAGGCTAATACATTCATGGGTATAGTCTGAACCCTGTAGTGTATCAAAGACCATACGTAAACCCCTAGTATGATTGATTGAAGTGTACAGACTGCACACATCAAAAGGTACGAGTATGCAGTCACCGTCCAACTCAATCTCATCCTGTTTAGCCAGTATTTCCCTAAAATTAAGTTTAAAGTACTGTTTGCTGATAAGAAGGTTGAAGTTAGATCTGAGAAATGTACTGAGTTAACTCTGAGGGAAGCAGGATTGTATAAAAGAAAGTATGTATCAACCACAGTTAAATGAACCTGCTATTGATGCATTTATCAATGTAGTAAAACAACGGATACGTTCTCTGAGGGAGACTGGTAATGGACGTTTTGTAGGCCCACCTAACCTAACTAGGGAGGAGATGCTGGCTGTTGATGGCCTCGCTCGCGATGTGTCCCTGACCATCAAGCCTGCGGACAAAGGTGGTGCCTTGGTGGCCATGGACACATCGAAATATCTGGCTGAGCTAGCCAGACAATTAGATGACTCAAATGTATATGAATTATTACCTTCTGATAGTTTAGACCTCTTATCTATTAATGAAGGATAAATCCCCCGCTCTCTTCTAAGATAAGTGTTCAGGGTACGGAAGATGTCCAGGGAGGCCCCTCAGGTCACACATCTCCGCATCGTCTCAGTCACCTCTATACACACAGGACCTCCCGCCACTGAGACTAATTATAATCAATGTCCTTTCCTTGGTTGCTCCCAGTTTGATTACAAGCAGCAGAGACTTCTCACAGGGGCCACAGCACCACGGGGCCAGTTGTGCTTGTTAATGAGCTCATAGGACACATTTGTGAGTCTCTCCTGTGGGACTGTGTATTATGGTCTGTCTATAAGTGAGAAGACATGAAACGTGTATGATTCCCATCGACCCGGCAGTCTGCAGCAGCGGGGGCATCATCGGTAAGTTCCTAGCAGTTCAGAGCTTCATTCTTGGCAATTGTCGATATTTCTGGGGTAGCCAAATGTGAGGCCAAAAAGGGGATTTATCTGTGTCCTACATCCACCAGACTCATCCCCAACCAAACGTCTGTGACCTTCATACTAATAACTTCATAGTGTATCTACCGGACTATAGGGAAGCAAACTTGTCCACCCAATGCACCAATTCACCGGGTCACCCATCAGCTGATATATCAGCGCCTAAACTCTTTTTCAGAAATGGTGAAGACTGTGGAACTCTATAGTGGGTGATAAAACAGGATGGGCGATTATTACACTCCGCGCGCTTCAGAACCTACTTGCCCGCTCTATGAGTTACATGGTCTCCCGCTTCATGACTGAGATGTTAATACTCCTAgatacttcacaataatagcccaggtgaccggagcagatccacaggatatgccatacatcTCTGGTAGACGAGGGTCACAGATACTTTCTCAAAGACGAGGGTCACCCACCCCCCATCCTGCCAAGTGATGCAGCCACATATCCCGATAATACCAAGCGAATACACTGCAGAACGGGGACATCATCTTATTACAACCAGATGCTTCCTATAAGTTTATCTCATTCTTCAGGCTTCCAGGTTTGATGGATACTTCCAATTTTTAGTGCATCACAAAAGAAAAATACCAGATGATAATAAGAGATATGGGCAGTTTCCAGGATACAAAGGCCGTGTAATTCTTATTTCCTGTCATGTCCGTATAAAGCGGCTGATGATGGACCTCTCATATCTGGTCAATGTTGCTAGAACATGCCGTAGGACACCAGTAGTGTTAAGATCACCACAATGACCACTCTGGATCAGCTGAAGGACTCCCCATCATGGTCACAGTTGAGTCGCTGATCTTTTCTACATGCCCGGGGCCCTGGTAATGTTGTCCCCAATTTGGTTGGTGCTCTCTTCCTTGTATTTTCTACCATGTCCTGTAACCAGTATTTGTCATGATGACCAATGTCCTCAATATGATGTCATCAAGCTTGGCGTCAGTGTGGTGACTTCTACACTGTGTTGGCCTGGCTTGGTCTGTGTGAAGTCATTGCAAGTTTCCTCCTCACAACCATTGACCTATAAGTCATGTTCTTTTGTATGGCCCACAGCCTTCATCATTGTCAGCACCATTGATATTGCTCTTCTCATGAGCACATGGTCCTGTTGAATAAATGTGATATACATTTAGATAATTTGTAGAGACTGAGCTAAGGTGTGATTTGTGACTTCACGGTGTGGTGACTTCTCGATGCTCTGTATTTGAAGGACTTTGCCTGAACTTGTCCAACATGCTTC
Coding sequences within it:
- the LOC142732873 gene encoding olfactory receptor 52E2-like produces the protein MLLKNDSHPFVFILLGIPGLEEVQYWISIPFCCMYILAFFGNIIILLIIRSEKSLHQPMFLFLSMLAVTDLVLSSSTLPKMLGIFWFNLREIGFDACLTQMFIIHSFTAMESGYFLAMAFDRFVAIWNPLRHSAILSTKTVLIVGICVVLRGVVLFLPHPFIVKSLIFCQTNIIPHTYCEFMAVIKLTCGDSTMTKSYSLTVASLIGAFDLLWTITSYALILYTVLHLPTKQAGLKALSTCTSHILVILVFYTTATFTFVTHRFGHNIQPQIHISIANIYLLVPPMLNPVIYGMRTKKIRQRIVLVFYSFGD